Proteins found in one Homalodisca vitripennis isolate AUS2020 chromosome 4, UT_GWSS_2.1, whole genome shotgun sequence genomic segment:
- the LOC124361251 gene encoding uncharacterized protein LOC124361251: MPLILTYYSVVTTTDLPEPVRSRGSMPLILTYYSVVTTTDLPEPVRSRVSMPLILTYYSVVTTTYLPEPVRSRLSMPLILTYYSVVTTTDLPEPVRSRVSMPLILTYYSVVTTTDLPVPVRSRGSMPLILTYYSVVTTTDLPEPVRSRVSMPLILTYYSVVTTTDLPEPVRSRVSMPLILTYYSVVTTTDLPEPVRSRVSMPLILTYYSVVTTTDLPEPVRSRGSMPLILTYYSVVTTTDLPEPVRSRVSMPLILTYYSVVTTTDLPEPVRSRGSMPLILTYYSVVTTTDLPEPVRSRVSMPLILTYYSVVTTTDLPEPVRSRVSMPLILTYYSVVTTTDLPEPVRSRGSMPLILTYYSVVTTTDLPEPVRSRVSMPLILTYYSVVTTTDLPEPVRSRVSMPLILT; the protein is encoded by the coding sequence ATGCCACTAATACTGACATACTACAGTGTGGTCACCACTACTGATTTACCTGAGCCGGTCCGCAGCAGAGGATCCATGCCACTAATACTGACATACTACAGTGTGGTCACCACTACTGATTTACCTGAGCCGGTCCGCAGCAGAGTATCCATGCCACTAATACTGACATACTACAGTGTGGTCACCACTACTTATTTACCTGAGCCGGTCCGCAGCAGATTATCCATGCCACTAATACTGACATACTACAGTGTGGTCACCACTACTGATTTACCTGAGCCGGTCCGCAGCAGAGTATCCATGCCACTAATATTGACATACTACAGTGTGGTCACCACTACTGATTTACCTGTGCCCGTCCGCAGCAGAGGATCCATGCCACTAATATTGACATACTACAGTGTGGTCACCACTACTGATTTACCTGAGCCGGTCCGCAGCAGAGTATCCATGCCACTAATATTGACATACTACAGTGTGGTCACCACTACTGATTTACCTGAGCCGGTCCGCAGCAGAGTATCCATGCCACTAATATTGACATACTACAGTGTGGTCACCACTACTGATTTACCTGAGCCGGTCCGCAGCAGAGTATCCATGCCACTAATATTGACATACTACAGTGTGGTCACCACTACTGATTTACCTGAGCCGGTCCGCAGCAGAGGATCCATGCCACTAATATTGACATACTACAGTGTGGTCACCACTACTGATTTACCTGAGCCGGTCCGCAGCAGAGTATCCATGCCACTAATATTGACATACTACAGTGTGGTCACCACTACTGATTTACCTGAGCCGGTCCGCAGCAGAGGATCCATGCCACTAATATTGACATACTACAGTGTGGTCACCACTACTGATTTACCTGAGCCGGTCCGCAGCAGAGTATCCATGCCACTAATATTGACATACTACAGTGTGGTCACCACTACTGATTTACCTGAGCCGGTCCGCAGCAGAGTATCCATGCCACTAATATTGACATACTACAGTGTGGTCACCACTACTGATTTACCTGAGCCGGTCCGCAGCAGAGGATCCATGCCACTAATATTGACATACTACAGTGTGGTCACCACTACTGATTTACCTGAGCCGGTCCGCAGCAGAGTATCCATGCCACTAATATTGACATACTACAGTGTGGTCACCACAACTGATTTACCTGAGCCGGTCCGCAGCAGAGTATCCATGCCACTAATATTGACATAG